aggaggagctggggctgaatCCTCTGCAGGTGGCCCCGTGATTGCACTGCTCTATTTCCTCTCACTGTGGGAGTGGTCTGCAAAAAGCAGTGATCCAGAGTCACAGAGAATGTACTTTTCTTTCTAACAGATCTTCGTAGAGCTTATCCTCAAAagtcttttatattttcttcttcaaaagcagagaaagaaaatgagagaggAGCCTTCCTGTAGAGCAGCTCCCAgttctgtttgctttatttttttttacagttttggGGAGAGCTttgtcactttttttcttttttcccctcattcccTGCAAGGGGAAAACATTACTGAAAGAAGCCTAAACTCTCTTGAATAGTCCATAAAATATGATTTATGATGGAGCTGTAAACCTGATGTTTAAAGgttcctctcttgttttattttccacagGTCTTTGCCCTCACCATGTCAGAGAGTGTTAATGATGTGTTCCCTCTCCATTGCATTCCCCACCTGCCGTCCTGCTAGGATCTAACTACAGAATGAACATAGCAGCTGTGTTCAATGCCCTGCTCGTGTCCGTCCTCGCTGCCGTGCTGTGGAAGTACATCAAACTGTGCGATCATGCCGCCAtggtggaggaggagctggTCCTCATGCGCCAGTCTCAGGAGCTTTCTGAGGCTCAGATTGACTAccatgcagctctgcaggcccTGGTGGAGAACGGTACCAGGATGGTGTGTACTGGCAGGATGCACACCGACCGCATCTGCCGCTTCGAGTCCCTCTGCTACTCCACTGAGGCTGAGGAGTTTGTCTACTTTCACAGCAACTCCTCTGTCATGCTGCCCAACCTGGGCTCCCGGAGgttccagccagctctgctcgaCCTCTCCTCTGTGGAAGATCACAACACCCAGTATTTCAACTTtgtggagctgccagctgctgcactgAAGTTTATGCCAAAGCCGGTCTTCGTGCCTGATGTGGCGCTGATCGCCAACAGGTTCAACCCAGACAACCTGATGCACGTCTTTCACGACGACCTCCTCCCCATCTATTACACCATGCAGCAGTTCTCCGACTTAGATCTGGAGGCACGACTCTTCTTCATGGAAGGGTGGAGTGAAGGTGTTCACTTTGACCTCTACAAGTTACTGAGTAACAAGCAGCCGCTCCTCAGGGAGGAGCTTAAAACCCTGGGCAGGCTCCTCTGCTTCACCAAATCCTATGTGGGGCTATCCAAAATCACCACCTGGTACCAGTACGGATTTGTCCAGCCACAAGGGCCAAAGGCTAACATCTTGGTTTCTGGTAACGAGATCAGGCAGTTCACCAAATTCATGATGCAGAAACTGAACATCAGCTTGGAGGAAAGCTCCAGTGAGGAGTACATCGTAGTGTTCAGTCGGACAATCAACAGACTTATCCTGAATGAGGCAGAACTAATCCTGGCTCTTGCTCAGGAGTTTCAGATGAAAACCATTTCCGTCTCTCTGGAGGAACATTCATTTTCTGACATCGTCCGGTTGATCAGCAATGCGTCCATGCTGGTCAGCATGCACGGGGCCCAACTAGTCACATCCCTCTTCCTGCCAAGAGGGGCTACCGTGGTGGAGCTCTTCCCATATGCTATCAACCCCGAACACTACACCCCCTACAAAACCCTGGCAACCCTTCCTGGCATGGACCTGCACTACATTGCCTGGCAGAACACCGCCAGGGAAGACACCGTGACCTACCCGGACAGACCCTGGGATCAGGGCGGGATTGCTCACCTGGacaaagctgagcaggagcGCATCATTAAGAGCACGGAGGTGCCGCGGCACCTCTGCTGCCGCAACCCCGAGTGGCTGTTCCGTGCCTACCAGGACACAAAGGTGAACATCCCGTCTCTCA
This Haemorhous mexicanus isolate bHaeMex1 chromosome 1, bHaeMex1.pri, whole genome shotgun sequence DNA region includes the following protein-coding sequences:
- the POMGNT2 gene encoding protein O-linked-mannose beta-1,4-N-acetylglucosaminyltransferase 2, with translation MNIAAVFNALLVSVLAAVLWKYIKLCDHAAMVEEELVLMRQSQELSEAQIDYHAALQALVENGTRMVCTGRMHTDRICRFESLCYSTEAEEFVYFHSNSSVMLPNLGSRRFQPALLDLSSVEDHNTQYFNFVELPAAALKFMPKPVFVPDVALIANRFNPDNLMHVFHDDLLPIYYTMQQFSDLDLEARLFFMEGWSEGVHFDLYKLLSNKQPLLREELKTLGRLLCFTKSYVGLSKITTWYQYGFVQPQGPKANILVSGNEIRQFTKFMMQKLNISLEESSSEEYIVVFSRTINRLILNEAELILALAQEFQMKTISVSLEEHSFSDIVRLISNASMLVSMHGAQLVTSLFLPRGATVVELFPYAINPEHYTPYKTLATLPGMDLHYIAWQNTAREDTVTYPDRPWDQGGIAHLDKAEQERIIKSTEVPRHLCCRNPEWLFRAYQDTKVNIPSLIHVIRQTVKSKPGPKKQKWSGSLYPGKVRDAKCQASVQGTSEAKLAVSWQIPWNLRYLKVREVKYEVWIQEQGENTYMPYILSHQNHTFSENIKPFTIYLVWIRCIFNKNLLGPFADVLLCST